One Coffea eugenioides isolate CCC68of chromosome 2, Ceug_1.0, whole genome shotgun sequence genomic window, TGTATCTCTAACATCCATCTTATTAAAAACTTTTTCACAATCAACTAACTTATCGAATTTGAAGTACATAGAAAGCAAACCATTACTCACAATGACGTCTCTCATAACACCAATCTTCTCCACTAAACCATGAATTAGTTGACCCTCCACAACCTCCATTAAGCCACTACATGCTGGTAAAACACTCGACACAGTAAAGCAATCCGGTAGCAAACCAACCATTCTCAACTTATAAAAGAATTCCAATGCTTCATCCCGATACCCATTTGAACTATACCCAGAAATCAAACTATTCCAGGTAATCAAATCTCTTTTAGACATTCCATCAAACACATTCCTTGCTCTATCCAAGTTATTCAGCCGCGAATACATATCTATCAAAGCATTGCATATATACAAATCTGAACCAAAACCCACCTCTAAAACATGATCATGAACAAGTTTTGCCGTCTCAAAATCCAACAAATTCGCACACGAATTAATAACCGAAGGAAGGGTATAATTATCAGGCACAATCCTTAATTCCCGCATCTGGGTGTAAAAATCTAGTGCTGTAGAGTATAATCCATTATGGGTCATGGCTCTAATGATTGTATTCCACAAATAAACATTCTTTTTATGCGAACTTTGTCCAAAAATCGACAATGAAGCAAGTGGGTCTTTAAATTGGGAGTATTTGGAAATGAGTTTTCCTGAGAACAGTACAGAATTGTGCAGGCCTAATGTAATTATCAAAGAATGGATTCTGCGGAGGTTTCTTTGGTTTGTAACGGAGGACAATGCATTTGATAGTGAAGTGTAAAAGAAGTCTCGGCTTCCTGCGCTTAAGCTACACAACTTCCTGGTGTTCATTTGGCATTGCAGCAGCAACACCGCAGCAACAACATCAAGTGACCTGGAAGCCACCGAAGAAGGGACTCATTAAGATAAATAAAGAAGCAGCCATATCAGCTCAGATGATAAGGACAGGGAAAGGGAATCGTAGCTAGGCGCTGGACTGAGAAAATAATGAAAGCAAAAGGGATTATGGAACCCAAGAGAGGGGGAAAGCAATCGAGGAAGAAGCTCGAGCAGTAAGGACTGCATTAATGATGACCAAAGATGCAGGATGGACTAGAATGGAAGTCCAATCAGACTGTAAATCAGCTGTGGACCAAATCAGGAGGACATCGAGAATTTGAGAAAAggtttgtttagttttttttttttgagggaacGAGAAAAAGTTTTGAgcaatgtaattttttttttgtgcatgtGTCAAGAAATGCAATTAACTATATGCTAGTAGAATATGCAATCAGGCCATTTAAGGACATGGAACATCAGTTCGCCGTGCATTTAACGTGCTAGGTCCGGTTGGGACGCTGGGTCGGGCCGGAGTGGGaattagtcgggccgcctttacggacttgacccggacacctcattccgtcgacaaaaaaaaaaaaaaaaaaaaaaaaaggacatgGAACGTTGCCCGTGCCGCTAACGTACGTAGCAAAGAAAGAAATGCGGATCTTGTACTATCAATCAAGTGTTaacatatataaaaaaaatttgctaatttgatccctcatattttcaagaaaaacttTTATTATCCTTCGTATTTAAAATCAGTCGAAATGATCCctcaaatataaaaaaaaaagtatgcttATTTGGTTCTAAAGCTCATTTTCACTTATTTCTCCGAACAAAAATTGCATACTTGCTTCACAGCATGACTTATGCTTGAAATTATGGATAAACGAGGGAGGGTGCATTTTTGGGCCAAAGTAGTGAGCAAAAATGAGATTTGGAACCAAACAGGCAGACTCTTTCATATTTGAGAGATTATTTTGGCTGACTTTGAATGTGGAGGACTAAAAAAGTTTTCTACAAAAATATGAGGGATCAAATTAGCGAATTTCCCTATGTATAAAATGCTGCATTTGTACGGAAAAAAATTGGCATCCTGAAATGTTACCATAAGAAGTTAGAATGGAGGGGTGAGGTTGACCGACCACTACAATGACAGAaaggaaaaatcatttaaaacatcctttatattttaataaatgaatcttttttctgtttcattaataaaattttaattctaCGTCTCTTATAAATTCAAGTCAGATATTGGTACCAACTTTGATTTTCTATCACTTTTTACATTGAATCTATTAAATAACTCACACATGGTCATTTTTTAGGCATAAAAAAATTAGATGCCATTTATAACTAAAAAAATGATGTGATCTGTATTCAATTTTTCTctaaaaaagtgaaatttgatccaaaatttatttatttttctcctaAAAGGTAAGTTCTTATCCgattcatatttatttttgccCTTAAACAAGTGGCATCTTGACGTTTTGTATTCAAAAAAATGAGCGCATGTGAATTACATGGTCATTTTAGATTAAAAGATGTTCAGAAATTCAAGTTGGAACCAAATTTTTCTAACTTAAAATTTTGAAGGACataaagttaatattttaaaagtgaatgacgaaaaaattcatttagcTAGCGAAATATGAAAgacattttgaacgattttACTTGATATGagtaaaaaaataacaaaaaaaaaaagagatttttttgttgtttgccgtttgtttgaaaaaaaagggataattgtACTACTATATTGATTGATTATTgacttttttgttttccattttcaAGTGCttgattattgattttttttttaattccaaaACTGGCTCTCTTTGGCCAGACGTGACTAGTATGTAATCGGTTCTGGCAACCAATCCCACTTGATTGAACTTTGGAGCCAATTAGACACAACATCAAAATGAAACTAGTAGGTTGTTTGTATTGTTCTTCTAAAATACTGTTTTTATATAACTCTTAATATATTTTATGACTGTCTAACTGGTACCTATTGGACACTCATTAAAGTGTATCACAAGAGTTAGATTTTTGAAAAGTTaagattaattaaacaaaaagtgtataaatgcaagaattggTAGTAATTATTAATGTGTGTATATACATGATAAGTTATGTAAAATTTCGATGGGTTAATAAGTACCTATTGGGCACCCGTTAGAAAAATTCTATATTTTATAATCAATTCTTTATCtcacatatttttttaaaaaaaaattggaagatACTAGCGCTCGTGTTGactaaataaattttttattgtaaATATTTTGGAATTGGCAAGCGGGGTTTTCTTTCCATGTATGTTTTTTTTCCATGACAACTCATCAATTTTGGTCTTATGTCACATAACAGCTaggaaaagtaaaagtaaattaaattagCATTTAGCAGCCAACACGAGCCTTCACACAGTTCTAGCTAACTAAAAGTTTAAACAGTTTTACTAACAGGTGTTTAATAGACATTCATTAAGAGGAGtctcaattttttgttattttaaaaaaatataattaatttcaaaaagtaTCTAAATACTGGGGTGTAATAAATGTAATTGTGTGTATTCACACGATAAATTTGATATAATTTAAGTGCGCTAACAAATATCCACCTgttagaaaattaaaatttcaaaacatGAGAATATGGAAAGCGCGTTAAAGCTTTGGGAGGACTTGAATATTGGCTCTCATGGAAAAGAGTCTAATAATTTTTGTAATAGCTGGATACATTTATGGCTCTATGGTAGGAGATTTAGACTAAAAACTTACTCaaaattgcccaaaaaaaaaaagaacctacATTTCTGGCATACATTTAATCACAAAACACTAATAGGATGATACAATTGTTCTAAACAAAGATTGCAAATCCAGTTCTGGCATccaataaaactgaaaaatctCATTTATGAGAACAATCTTTTGGCATAAAGGAAATAATCTTCTTCACTAAGTCATATCCCACCTTGACATTCATATGTGCCACATTGCCAAGTATAGCAACAGAATTACTCGGGAGAAAAGCTAAGCAAACTGAAGTATTAGAAGTTCTGTAAAATAAATTCACAGGCTCTAACTTCAAATCTGCACCCTGGAAATGGAATGTGACTGCAGGCACCTTTGTTTCATTCACAGAGGCATAGCATAACTCAAAATTGCTGAATGGATCTGGCACGGTTTTGTTTCCCATTGCACCACCTACAGCTGATCTTAATCCAACGTATAAATCAAGAGGAAGAAACGTTATTGTAGTTCCTGAGTCTATGATAATATTTCCTTGTACTTGAGGCATACTCGAAAGGTAATTAGGGAACTTCAACGTTGTATTTGCAACACTAATTCCTTGGAGATCTATCATATAGTAAGGTGATCCAAGTTCTGTAAAAAATGGAGTTGAAACCACCCCTTTACTATAAGTTATGGACTGATCATTTCCAAAACTGATTTTACCAGGCTTTGCACTAGTGTCGAATGATAGCCCTAAGCAATAGGAAAACTTACCACTAAATGTAGGATATAATTGTGAAATAAGTGAAAATTCCCCGTAGCCTAGACCAACTAGGCCACTCCCCAGATAAGGGAAAGTCGTACCAACATTTTCATATCCACATCCAAAACCAAAGCGTTGGAAGGACCTAATTTTGTTGGAATCACCCAAGCTGATAGTATCAAATGCAAGAACACCTCTAGTATACGATCGATCGTTGTACACAATACCATAAGGACAGGGCATGCTAGGTTTGATTGAATTTGCTCCGCAGGTATTATTATTTGCGTAGTATAAATGACAAGTGTCCGAGCTACAAGGGACAACCCTAAATG contains:
- the LOC113759399 gene encoding aspartic proteinase CDR1-like, producing the protein MSKRFILLCPSPTYLPLFLASFYMFLTIQADRNGLILDLIHRDSPESPLHNPSLTPFQPAKYAVQRSFDRALTLDSSGVLPNGGEYLMRISYGTPPEETLAVVDTGSVLSWVQCSPCINCYKEKFRPFSPKKSSTFRVVPCSSDTCHLYYANNNTCGANSIKPSMPCPYGIVYNDRSYTRGVLAFDTISLGDSNKIRSFQRFGFGCGYENVGTTFPYLGSGLVGLGYGEFSLISQLYPTFSGKFSYCLGLSFDTSAKPGKISFGNDQSITYSKGVVSTPFFTELGSPYYMIDLQGISVANTTLKFPNYLSSMPQVQGNIIIDSGTTITFLPLDLYVGLRSAVGGAMGNKTVPDPFSNFELCYASVNETKVPAVTFHFQGADLKLEPVNLFYRTSNTSVCLAFLPSNSVAILGNVAHMNVKVGYDLVKKIISFMPKDCSHK